CGGCCAACTCCGCAAAGTCCAACGACTCCGCAGCGTACTTCGCCGCAGCCTCGAAGTTGTCGGCCATCTGATAGACCAAGGCGAGGTTCGCGTAGGTCAACGCGCGGATCAGGTAGCGGTCTTGGTCATTCATGGCGCTTGTTCCAGGCGGCGATGGCGGCGTCCACGCTTGGCTCTCTCGGCCCGTCGGCGTCGCAGTTCAAACACTCAACGGCGTACTGATGCCACACCGTATCGTCGTCTCCGAAATCAGGTCGCTCCGGCGGTTCCCCACAGAACGGGCAGGGCTTCAGCTTGGGCGTGTCTTGGTCATTCATTCTCCTGGGTCCTCTGCGATGTGCCCAGCGTCAACTAGGTACTCTTTTGCGTCCTGGAACTCATCAACGACACCGCGTTCTGGCGCGGTG
Above is a window of bacterium DNA encoding:
- a CDS encoding restriction alleviation protein, Lar family, yielding MNDQDTPKLKPCPFCGEPPERPDFGDDDTVWHQYAVECLNCDADGPREPSVDAAIAAWNKRHE